DNA sequence from the Brevundimonas sp. NIBR10 genome:
GTCACGATGACCCGGGCGCTCTTGATGGTGAGCCTGGACACAAACTTCCTCCGCAGCGCAATGCGCCGGCCATGCCCTTGGTCTTGCGCCAGGGTCATGCCATGATAGCGCTACCAGAATGCAGGCCCCGGTCGATGTCAACCGCTATCGGCCCGGCCTGCTCGAGAACCCGGTCACGGGTCGATGGAGGAAACCGACGTGCGACCGAACATCCTGACCGTGGTGTCCTGCCTGCTGGCCTGGACACTGGTGCTTTGCGCCTCGACGACCGTCCGGGCCGAAGACGGCTATGACCTCTGGCTGCGCTACCGGCCCGTCCCCGCAGAACAGGCGGCCGCCGCTCAACCCCATACGCTCAGCCTCGCGCCCCAAGCCGGAGGCCCCACGGTGGACATCGTCACCGCCGAACTGGCGCGCGGCATCGAAGGCCTCCTGGGCCAACTCCCGGCCGTGACGCCCAGGATCAGACCGGGCGCGATCGTCTACGGCACGGCCTCGAACCCGATTATCGCGGCGCTCGATCTGCCGCTCTCCGACTTGGGCCGAGAGGGCTATTTGATCCGCAGCGTGACGATCGACGGCGGCGCGACGACCGTGATCGCGGCCAATACGGACGTCGGCCTGCTGTACGGCGCCTTCGCCTTCCTGCGTCAGATCCAGACCGGCGGTTCGGTCGCTGACCTCGACATCGCGTCGAGCCCCAAGGTCGCGCTGCGGGTCCTTAACCACTGGGACAATCTGGATCGCCATGTGGAGCGCGGTTACTCGGGTCAGTCGATCTGGGACTGGCACCGCCTGCCCGACTACACTCCCGTTCTGTATACGGACTATGCCCGGGCCAACGCCTCGATCGGCATCAACGGCACGGTCCTGAACAACGTCAACGCCAGCGCGACCAGCCTGACCACGCCCTATATCGAAAAGGCCGCCGCCCTCGCCGATGTCTTCAGGCCCTACGGGATCAAGGTCTATCTGTCTGCGCGGTTCAGCGCGCCGATCGAGATCGGTGGCCTGACCACCGCCGACCCGCTCGACCCCCGGGTCCAGGCCTGGTGGCGCGCCAAGGCGGACGAGATTTATGCCGCCATCCCCGACTTCGGCGGCTTCCTGGTCAAGGCGAACTCGGAGGGGCAGCCCGGCCCTCAGGACTATCACCGCACCCATGCGGAGGGTGCCAATCTGCTGGCCGACGCCGTGGCCCCGCACGGCGGCGTCGTGATGTGGCGCGCCTTCGTTTACTCGGAGGAGAACCCCGACGACCGCGCCAAACAGGCCTATGCCGACTTCACGCCACTGGACGGCCGGTTCCGCGACAACGTCATCGTCCAGGTCAAGAACGGGGCCATCGACTTCCAGCCGCGCGAGCCCTTCCACCCCATGTTCGGTGCCATGCCGAAGACGCCCCTGATGATCGAGTTCCAGATCACCAAGGAATACCTCGGCTTCGCGACCCACCTCGCCTATCTGGGAACGCTGTACGAAGAGGCGCTCCAGTCGGACACCCGCCGGCCCGGCCCCGGCGCGACCGTGGCCCGCGTCGTCGATGGTTCGATCGACGGCCACGCCCTGACCGGGATGGCGGGCGTCGCCAACATCGGCTCGGACCGCAACTGGTCCGGCTCCCATTTCGACCAGGCGAATTGGTACGTCTTCGGCCGAATGGCCTGGGACCCCGAAGCCGCCCGCGCCCGACCGATCGCCGAGGAATGGGCCCGCATGACCTTCACGAACGAAGCACAGGCTGTCGGTTCGATCGTGGAGATGATGATGGCGTCACGCGAGGCCGTGGTCGATTACATGACGCCGCTGGGCCTGCACCACGTCATGGCCACCGGCCCTCACTACGGGCCCGGACCCTGGGTCGCCGACCTCGCCCGGCCCGAATGGAACCCGGTCTATTATCATCAGGCCGGCCCGACCGGGATCGGCTTCGACCGCACCGCGACCGGCAGCAACGCCATCGCCCAGTACGCCCCGGCCCTCGCCGCCCGCTGGGCCGATCCGGCGACGACACCCCAGACCGAACTTCTATGGTTCCATCACCTGTCCTGGGACTACCGGATGCCGTCGGGCCGACCCCTCTGGTCCGAACTCGTCCACACCTACGACCGGGGCGTGGCGTCCGTCGCGCAGATGCAACGGACCTGGTCGGCTCTGGAACCCGAAATCGACAGCCAGCGGTTCGAGGAGGTCTCCACCTTCCTCGCGATCCAGCAGAACGAGGCCCAGTGGTGGCGGGACGCCAGCATCGCCTACTTCAGCGACGTCTCTGCCCGCCCCCTGCCGGCCGGCGTGACGCCACCGGCCCATCCCCTGGCCTACTACAAGGCCCTGTCGTTCCCGTTCGCGCCGGGGAACTGATCATTCGCCGAACGAAATGAGCGGTGACTTCGAAGGAGACAAGTTCGTCACGTATCAGGGCATTTGTTAGGAGTATTTTCCTGCCCGCCCCTTGCGCCCGATCTGTCGCAACGCCACGTCCTCGAACGGGTCTTTGAAAAGTCAGGATTGGGAGCGTCGCCGCATGGGCGTTCCAGATTTGAGCATCTGGCGGTTTGGCGGTTTGGCGGCGTGTTTTCGAGACCGCCACCGCCATCCCTGCTTTTCTCTTTTTGGCGGTTTGGCGGCCCCTTTTTACGACCGCCACCGCCATGATGCACCGGGCCGCGTCAGATGGCCTGAGGTCGAGGTGCCGCCGCCTGGAAGGACGCTGCCATGGCCTCGCGCAAGGGCTTGGCCTTGAACTCCGCATCATAGGGGTTGGTACGCTTGGGCAGGCCGTCGGCGCGCGGCCAACGCCCCTGCAACCATGTGTACCGATCCGACATCCCCCAGGCCATGACCGTGTCAAGCTGCGGATACTCCAGCATCAGGTCCAGGTAACGACGCCCCAGGGCCGCGACCTCCCGATCCCGGACGACCGGATCGGCCGGCAGGTTCTTGTCGTGGACATCGAATTCGGTGATTTCGAGCGTAAGCCCCATACCGGTGACCTCGTCCAGGAACCGACGCCATTGGGTTTCCTGAGCGGTGTCGAACCCGACCGAGTTGTCGGCATTGCCCGAGCCGATATGGCTCTGAACGCCCAGTCCGTCGATCGGCACGCCCCGCGCCTTGAACCCCTCCAGCAGCTTGAGGACCCCGGCACGGTGGTTCTCATGACCGGCCTCCCAGCTCATGTAGTCGTTATACAGAAGTCGGGCCTTCGGAGCCGCCTCGCGGGCCGTGTGGAAGGCCACGTCCAGAACCTCCGGACCCATAGCCCGCGACAGGCTGGTCTCGCGCCGCTCGCCCGTATCGGCGTCGACCGCCTCGTTGATCACGTCCCACGACACGACCTGCGGATAGTTTTCGCCGACGCGCCGGATGTGGGCCTGAAGCACCCGCTCACCCTCCACCGCAGGCCGTGAGCCGAAATCGTAGTCCGTCAGCCAGCGCGGGAACCAGTCGGGGTGGTGCCACAACAGGGTGTGGCCCCGCATCTTCATCCCATGCCCCTGGGCCAAGGCCACGATCGCATCGGAGCGCGAGAAATCGAAGGTCGCGGCATCGGGCCTCAGGGCCGGCCACTTCATCTCGTTCTCGCAGACCAGGGCCCCGCATTCGGCCAGCACTACAGCGCGATACTGCTCCTCGGCCGTCCCCGCGCGAGCCGTCGCCTGACCCGCGCTGATCGCCGTGCCGAACAGGATCCCCTTGCTCGCAGCCAGGCTGTTCAGGGACGGACGGTTTGTATCCCGGGGGGCCGCATAGGCGGCCATCGGCATGGCCAGCGCGGCGGTGGTCGCGAGAAAAGCGCGTCTGTCGATCATGGGTGGCTCCATTCGATGGTTGCCAACCTTATAGGGTCAAGGCTAAAAGTCAGACAAATGAAAAAGCACAATCTTGCCCTTTCGCTGGGTCTGGCCACAGCGTTGTTCACCGGGACGGCCGTGGCCCAGACCGCGCCCGCGCGCTTCGAATCCTTTACCTATGAAGGCAGCGATCCGGAGACATCCGGCCCGCTCTCGCCGGGCCAGTACCGCAACCCGATCCTGACCGGCTTCTATCCGGACCCGTCGGTCACCCGGGTCGGCGACGACTTCTATCTGGTCACCTCGACCTTCTCCTACTTCCCGGGCATCCCGGTCTTTCACAGCAAGGACTTGGTCAACTGGACCCAGATCGGCAATGCGATCGACCGACCCGGCCAGCTGGATTTCGCCAGGCTCGGCCTCTCGCGCGGCGTCTTCGCCCCGACGATCGAGCATCATGCCGGGCTGTTCTACATCCTGAACACCTGCGTCGACTGCGGTGGCAACTTCCTGATCACCGCGACCGATCCCGCCGGCCCCTGGAGCGATCCCGTCTGGCTGCCCGATCTGGAAGGCGCCATCGATCCCTCGCTGTTCGTGGATCAGGAGGGTCAGGCCTGGATCCTCAACAACGGCCCGCCCGAAGGCACGCCGGAGTATGAAGGCCATCGGGCCATCTGGATCCAGAAGTTCGATATCGCCCGCCAGGCCACCTACGGCCCCCGCAAGGTGCTGGTGAACGGCGGCGTGGATTTCAGCACCAAGCCCATCTGGATCGAGGGCCCTCACCTCACCTTTCGCAACGGCTGGTACTATCTGACCTGCGCCGAGGGCGGCACAGCCGAGGGCCATTCCCAGGTCGCCCTGCGGTCACGCTCGCCCGACGGCCCGTTCGAGGCCTTTGCCGGCAACCCCATCCTGACCCAGCGCGGCCTCGACCCGACGCGCCCGAACCCCATCACCTCGGCCGGACACGCCGACCTGGTCCAGACCCCTGATGGCGACTGGTGGGCCACCTTCCTGGCCGTTCGACCCTATGGTCCGGACCAGTACAATACGGGGCGAGAGACCTTCCTGCTGCCGGTCGACTGGTCGGGCGAATGGCCGATCATCACGACCCCGGGCCAGGTCATCCCCTATCAGGCGCAGCGCCCTGCCCTGCCCCAACAGCCTGCGCCCGCCGTGCCCACGACCGGCCCGTTCCGCGTCGTCGATGCGTTCGACGGCCCTGCCCTGCCTGCCTACTGGATGATGATGCGCAACCCGCGCGAGACCTGGTACGACCTGACGTCACAGCCGGGCTCCCTGAGCCTCACGCCGCGCCCCGTCGATCTGGGCGACAACGCCAACCCCTCCTTCCTCGGCCGACGCCAGCAGCATCAGCATGCCACGGCTGAAACGGTGATGCGCTGGACACCGACCCGCGATGGCGACCGCGCCGGTCTGGCCACCCTCCAGAACGACGACTGGTTCTACTTTCTGGCTGTCGGGCAAGAGGCCGGTAAGCCGGTCGTCGAACTGCGCCGCCGGGCGGGTCCTTCAGAGCCTGCCGAAGGCGTCGTAATCGCCAGCGCCCCCTTGTCCAGCCCGGGCGACGCCGCCCGCCTTCGCGTCACCGCCCGTGCCGATCGCTACGACTTCGCCTATGCCGGCGACCAGGGCGAGTGGATCACCCTGGCCCGGGACGTGGACGGAACCATCCTCAGCACCCGCACCGCCGGCGGCTTCGTCGGCGTCACCTTCGGCCCGCACGCCCGGTCGGCGCACTGAAGCCTGCCGGTCAGTTCACCGGCAGCTTGTTCGCATCATAGTTCTGGCCAAAATCCAGCACCAGCGCCGGCCCCAGTTCGACCGTGTGGTCCGCCGTCGCCAGGTGAACCGCCAGATTGACGGCCCCGCCTGCATAGTCCTGGGTCGCGACGCCCGAGGCATAGACCATCTTCCATTCGGGCCCGATCTCTCCGGTCGCCTCGGCGATGGAGCCATAGGGTGCGGACGCCTGCTGGATGCGCACCGGCAGGCGGCTGGTCGTCTGCCCTGCCGGAGGCGTCGCAAGCCGGGCCCACACCGCCAGCAGAACCGTGTCGCCGCGCTTGATCTCGCCACGAATGGGCATCTGTGCGGACACGGCCCAGGGCTGGCCTGATTGTCTGGCCTGGACGGTGATGGCCCGTTCGCCCAGCACCCCGGGGGCGGCGTGGGGACGCGGCGCAGTCTGCACGCCGCTGACCTGCCAAGACTGCACCGGCGGGCTGTTGATGATGTATTTCGTGATGTCGTCGTCCTGACCCGCCGATGGCGTGGCCAGCGCGGTGCCAGCCAATACCAGGCCGGCGACGAGCCCGATCAATGCACGCATACCCAACCTCCCTGTCAGACCGCGTACAGCGGTATCGACGCTTGACACGTTTCGATCGTTAACTCAGACAATTCTTCCGGAAATTGCAAGGACTCCCATGCGCGTTCATTCCCGGTTCTCGACAGTCCTTCGGGTTCTCATGGCGACCACCGCTGTCGTGTCACTGAGCGCTGTGGCATTGGCCCAGTCGCCTCCGCTCAATCCTGTCCGGTTGAACCAAGTCGCATTCGGCACCAATGGACCCAAGGCGGCAACGCTGGTGGATCCCGCTACGCGACCCTTGGACTGGTCGATCGCCGCTACGGACGGCCGCGTTGTGCTTCGCGGTCAGACGGTCGTTGTCGGGTTGGATTCCACCTCCGGCGACCATGTCCATACGGTCCGGTTCGACGATCTTCGCCCGGCAGGAAACTACCAGCTCTCCGTCGGCGGCCATCGCCGGAACCTCGCGATCTCCGACACACCGTTCGCCACGATCAAGCGCGACGCCCTGATCTTCTTCTACGAGAACCGCAACGGCATCGCGATCGAGGCCGAACACGTGGTCCGCCCGGACCTCGCCCGTCCCGCCGGTCATGCCCCCGATCGCGCCACCTGCTTCGCCGGCGAAGACATGCGCGGCAATGTCTGGCCGGGCTGCGATTATACCCTCGATGTGTCGGGCGGTTGGTACGACGCGGGCGACCACGGCAAGTATGTTGTCAACGGCGGCATCTCGACCTGGACTCTGCTGAACGCCTGGGAGCGCGCCGCCGCCGTCGGGATCAGCGAGCCCTACCCGGACGGATCCGCCGACATCCCAGAGGCCGGCAACGGCGTTTCGGACCTGCTCGACGAGGCCCGCTGGCAGGTCGAGTTCCTGCTGCGGATGCAGGTCCCGGACGGCTCACGCCTGCGTGTTCCCGTCGGCCGGTTCACCCGCGAGCAGCCCCTGACCTTCACCGAGGTCGACGCCGGCGGACTGATTCACCACAAGGTCCACGACGTCCGCTGGACGGGCCTGCCCATGGCCCCGGCGAACGATCCCGAGACGCGGTATCTCTACGCCCCGAACACGGCCGCAACCCTGAACATGGTCGCCGTCGCCGCCCAGGCCGCGCGGATCTGGAAGACCATCGACCCCGCATTCTCGGCCCGCGCCCTGGAGGCTGCAAAGCGCGGGATGGCCGCAGCGGAACGCCACCCTGACATCTATGCCGTCGGCTCGTTCAACGGGGGTGGCGATTACGGCGACGGCAACCTGAGCGACGAGTTCTACTGGGCCTTGGCCGAACTGTACCTCACCACCGGCGACGCGGCCCTGCTGCAGGCGTTGAGGTCGTCGCCCCACTATCTGGCGGGCCCTATCGGAGATCGGGCGACGGGGGACATCGGCTGGAACGGCGTCGGAGCGCTGGGGACCATCGCCCTGGCGCTGTCGAGCGACCGTCTGCCCGAAGCCGAGCGCCAACGTGCCCGCCAGTCCCTGGTCGCGGCCGGCCGGGCATACCTCGCCGAAGGCGCGACACAGGGATATGGCCAGCCCTTCGCAGGTCCCGACTACAGCTGGGGCTCCAACGGCAATCTGA
Encoded proteins:
- a CDS encoding glycoside hydrolase family 43 protein is translated as MKKHNLALSLGLATALFTGTAVAQTAPARFESFTYEGSDPETSGPLSPGQYRNPILTGFYPDPSVTRVGDDFYLVTSTFSYFPGIPVFHSKDLVNWTQIGNAIDRPGQLDFARLGLSRGVFAPTIEHHAGLFYILNTCVDCGGNFLITATDPAGPWSDPVWLPDLEGAIDPSLFVDQEGQAWILNNGPPEGTPEYEGHRAIWIQKFDIARQATYGPRKVLVNGGVDFSTKPIWIEGPHLTFRNGWYYLTCAEGGTAEGHSQVALRSRSPDGPFEAFAGNPILTQRGLDPTRPNPITSAGHADLVQTPDGDWWATFLAVRPYGPDQYNTGRETFLLPVDWSGEWPIITTPGQVIPYQAQRPALPQQPAPAVPTTGPFRVVDAFDGPALPAYWMMMRNPRETWYDLTSQPGSLSLTPRPVDLGDNANPSFLGRRQQHQHATAETVMRWTPTRDGDRAGLATLQNDDWFYFLAVGQEAGKPVVELRRRAGPSEPAEGVVIASAPLSSPGDAARLRVTARADRYDFAYAGDQGEWITLARDVDGTILSTRTAGGFVGVTFGPHARSAH
- a CDS encoding alpha-glucuronidase family glycosyl hydrolase, with translation MSCLLAWTLVLCASTTVRAEDGYDLWLRYRPVPAEQAAAAQPHTLSLAPQAGGPTVDIVTAELARGIEGLLGQLPAVTPRIRPGAIVYGTASNPIIAALDLPLSDLGREGYLIRSVTIDGGATTVIAANTDVGLLYGAFAFLRQIQTGGSVADLDIASSPKVALRVLNHWDNLDRHVERGYSGQSIWDWHRLPDYTPVLYTDYARANASIGINGTVLNNVNASATSLTTPYIEKAAALADVFRPYGIKVYLSARFSAPIEIGGLTTADPLDPRVQAWWRAKADEIYAAIPDFGGFLVKANSEGQPGPQDYHRTHAEGANLLADAVAPHGGVVMWRAFVYSEENPDDRAKQAYADFTPLDGRFRDNVIVQVKNGAIDFQPREPFHPMFGAMPKTPLMIEFQITKEYLGFATHLAYLGTLYEEALQSDTRRPGPGATVARVVDGSIDGHALTGMAGVANIGSDRNWSGSHFDQANWYVFGRMAWDPEAARARPIAEEWARMTFTNEAQAVGSIVEMMMASREAVVDYMTPLGLHHVMATGPHYGPGPWVADLARPEWNPVYYHQAGPTGIGFDRTATGSNAIAQYAPALAARWADPATTPQTELLWFHHLSWDYRMPSGRPLWSELVHTYDRGVASVAQMQRTWSALEPEIDSQRFEEVSTFLAIQQNEAQWWRDASIAYFSDVSARPLPAGVTPPAHPLAYYKALSFPFAPGN
- a CDS encoding endo-1,4-beta-xylanase, producing the protein MIDRRAFLATTAALAMPMAAYAAPRDTNRPSLNSLAASKGILFGTAISAGQATARAGTAEEQYRAVVLAECGALVCENEMKWPALRPDAATFDFSRSDAIVALAQGHGMKMRGHTLLWHHPDWFPRWLTDYDFGSRPAVEGERVLQAHIRRVGENYPQVVSWDVINEAVDADTGERRETSLSRAMGPEVLDVAFHTAREAAPKARLLYNDYMSWEAGHENHRAGVLKLLEGFKARGVPIDGLGVQSHIGSGNADNSVGFDTAQETQWRRFLDEVTGMGLTLEITEFDVHDKNLPADPVVRDREVAALGRRYLDLMLEYPQLDTVMAWGMSDRYTWLQGRWPRADGLPKRTNPYDAEFKAKPLREAMAASFQAAAPRPQAI
- a CDS encoding glycoside hydrolase family 9 protein; its protein translation is MNQVAFGTNGPKAATLVDPATRPLDWSIAATDGRVVLRGQTVVVGLDSTSGDHVHTVRFDDLRPAGNYQLSVGGHRRNLAISDTPFATIKRDALIFFYENRNGIAIEAEHVVRPDLARPAGHAPDRATCFAGEDMRGNVWPGCDYTLDVSGGWYDAGDHGKYVVNGGISTWTLLNAWERAAAVGISEPYPDGSADIPEAGNGVSDLLDEARWQVEFLLRMQVPDGSRLRVPVGRFTREQPLTFTEVDAGGLIHHKVHDVRWTGLPMAPANDPETRYLYAPNTAATLNMVAVAAQAARIWKTIDPAFSARALEAAKRGMAAAERHPDIYAVGSFNGGGDYGDGNLSDEFYWALAELYLTTGDAALLQALRSSPHYLAGPIGDRATGDIGWNGVGALGTIALALSSDRLPEAERQRARQSLVAAGRAYLAEGATQGYGQPFAGPDYSWGSNGNLMNRAMVLGLAHDFTKEPAFRDGVVAAMDYVLGRNPLDQSYVTGYGDRPMRNPHHRFWAHSSDPAYPMPPAGVLSGGPNNTNMSDPVAETMRGKCLPQTCWRDDIGAFTQNEVAINWNAPFVWVAAFLSPG